From one Perca flavescens isolate YP-PL-M2 chromosome 4, PFLA_1.0, whole genome shotgun sequence genomic stretch:
- the LOC114554449 gene encoding uncharacterized protein LOC114554449 — MPPKRDAGAGPTQPPVKMIKIGPDAQEFGCDPVEDKYRLAQESSYSPPFPNNEHETIEFDEENIASPGIRTDTISLLMKIEQLQAQLKYERRCRILAERELRELKEMNTLMMQMRHTAHELRVTLDHVLQGGEAAAAQQNSQDKAISFLADPEDEMREDHNLSEDDQNLLYLSENLRVPRNLYERIAEIADYKKYTSALLMILFDRETLATHSLQGRRNTFTGEDCHKPQLPPEILRSILDHVALKFGVDSSQIKTAIRTKLNNEDKLLKKRLGMGKAENKAIQSFCQDASLLPENGEMRNDSQV, encoded by the exons ATGCCACCCAAGAGAGACGCAGGAGCGGGTCCAACACAACCACCAGTCAAGATGATAAAAATCGGCCCTGATGCCCAGGAGTTTGGTTGTGATCCAGTGGAGGATAAGTACAGGTTGGCTCAAGAGTCCAGCTACTCACCTCCTTTTCCAAACAATGAG CATGAAACCATTGAATTTGATGAAGAAAATATTGCAAGCCCAGGCATCAGAACAGACACCATCAGTCTCCTCATGAAAATAGAGCAACTGCAGGCACAACTCAAATATGAACGCAGATGTAGAATTTTGGCCGAGAGAGAGCTGAGGGAGCTGAAAG AGATGAACACTCTCATGATGCAGATGAGGCACACAGCACATGAACTGCGAGTCACTCTGGATCACGTTCTCCAAGGAggcgaggcagcagcagcacagcagaACTCTCAAGATAAAGCTATCTCTTTCCTGGCTGATCCTGAGGATGAGATGAGAGAGGATCATAATCTCTCAGAG GACGATCAGAACTTGTTGTATCTCTCAGAGAATCTCCGTGTACCAAGAAATCTTTATGAGCGCATTGCAGAAATCGCAGACTACAAAAAGTACACGTCGGCACTGCTGATGATACTTTTTGACAGAGAAACGTTGGCCACACACTCTCTGCAGGGCCGGAGGAACACCTTTACCGGAGAAGATTGCCACAAGCCTCAACTCCCCCCTGAGATCTTGAGAAGTATACTTG ATCACGTGGCACTCAAATTTGGCGTTGATAGCAGCCAAATAAAAACTGCAATCCGCACAAAGTTGAATAATGAGGACAAACTATTAAAGAAGAGACTGGGTATGGGTAAAGCTGAAAACAAAGCTATTCAAAGCTTTTGCCAAGATGCTTCACTCCTGCCTGAAAATGGAGAAATGAGAAATGATTCTCAGGTATAA